Proteins encoded by one window of Sorangium aterium:
- a CDS encoding tyrosine/phenylalanine carboxypeptidase domain-containing protein — protein MARRHRARSAERPAPPAWVPDADRLLGAAARRIRVVGSSTPVNLVEELARLAASWDRSGGELPRFTYAPAQDHGELRKAMEAAAERLAGQGELGAVYAGRASELAAEAAICEAAGGAGCWSAARRRYAARDAFDEQADALAATWVEQEAGAASSDEERVRSDDARSPWSLLSRMRREIGARRLPLRVVIADIAPLAATGDGVIQVARGRMLTRDDVERTVLHEIEGHAAPSVRAAALPLGIFAIGTANGGDDQEGWALARERAAGYLVGARRIELGLRHLAARSVERGAGFVETARLLEARGARSTGDALRIAARVHRGGGLAREVVYLPALLRVEALLVEQPALGPVLASGRVSVGAAASLSSWARER, from the coding sequence GTGGCGCGGCGTCATCGAGCTAGATCGGCCGAACGGCCGGCGCCTCCGGCGTGGGTGCCGGACGCGGATCGGCTCCTCGGCGCCGCGGCGCGGCGGATCCGCGTCGTCGGGTCGAGCACGCCGGTGAACCTCGTCGAGGAGCTCGCGCGGCTCGCCGCCTCCTGGGATCGGAGCGGCGGGGAGCTCCCGCGGTTCACCTACGCGCCTGCGCAGGACCACGGCGAGCTTCGAAAGGCGATGGAGGCGGCGGCCGAGCGGCTCGCGGGGCAAGGGGAGCTCGGCGCGGTCTACGCCGGCCGCGCGAGCGAGCTCGCCGCGGAGGCCGCGATCTGCGAGGCCGCGGGCGGGGCGGGGTGCTGGTCCGCCGCGCGCCGCCGCTACGCCGCGCGCGACGCGTTCGACGAGCAGGCGGACGCGCTCGCCGCGACATGGGTCGAGCAGGAGGCGGGCGCCGCGTCGAGCGACGAGGAGCGGGTGCGGAGCGACGACGCGCGCTCGCCCTGGTCGCTCCTGTCGCGGATGCGCCGCGAGATCGGGGCGCGGCGCTTGCCCCTCCGGGTCGTGATCGCCGACATCGCGCCGCTCGCCGCGACGGGCGACGGGGTGATCCAGGTCGCGCGGGGGCGCATGCTCACGCGCGACGACGTCGAGCGCACGGTGCTCCACGAGATCGAGGGGCACGCGGCGCCGAGCGTGCGCGCTGCGGCGCTCCCGCTCGGGATCTTCGCGATCGGGACCGCGAACGGGGGCGACGATCAGGAGGGCTGGGCGCTCGCGCGCGAGCGCGCCGCGGGGTACCTGGTCGGCGCCCGCCGGATCGAGCTCGGGCTGCGCCACCTCGCCGCGCGGAGCGTCGAGCGCGGCGCGGGCTTCGTCGAGACAGCGCGGCTGCTCGAGGCGCGCGGCGCGCGCTCCACGGGGGACGCCCTGCGCATCGCGGCGCGCGTCCACCGGGGCGGCGGCCTCGCGCGGGAGGTCGTCTACCTGCCGGCGCTGCTGCGGGTCGAGGCGCTGCTCGTGGAGCAGCCAGCGCTGGGGCCGGTGCTCGCCTCGGGCCGGGTCTCGGTGGGCGCAGCGGCGTCGCTTTCGTCCTGGGCGAGGGAGAGGTGA